GACTGTAGACCTCTCTTGTTTTCTACTGATGTTTCtcattgtatttgtttaatgTAAACGGTTCAGACACCATTGCATTGGTCAGTGTGTACCTGACCATTTCAAATTTCTCttgtattttaattagttttgagTATTGTTGAACTCTGGCCTAACAAAgtactttttcccttttttacctTCTAGAGAAGTATTATAATACTTGAACTGTCCCATCCTCTCTTAATGACCTGTCACTTGTGCCTGCTACCTATTTGCCTTCACTTGTCTCAACTAAATGGAACAATTTTGctgtataaaaaattaaatgaaccatttctgtttttaaatttttattgcaaAACCTAAAGTTTATTAAATCgttttgtatattatgtattttgattaGCATGCCGAAATGGGGGGGGGTGGCAGGAATCAGGACATTTTTacaagttttgtatttatgtgtatgtatacagtattttatattttttgtcagaCCTTAATGCATCTCCAGAGATTGTCATAGAATAATTGGAATAATTTGCTATATTCTTTGCATGTTAAATCTAACTGttttttaacataacatttcaatGAGAAACATTTTCAGACGTTCCAACTGAGTAAATACACTTCCTGTCTTTTTTCTGCTCGTTTCCTATGAGATACaaagtttttaataatgaaacatCATAAAATCTAtcctttgtaaattattattaaaacagactTGGAGCAAAGCTGTGACATCGACTGGTTCATTTCTAGAGCTTGCATCATTCTGTCATGACTCTTAAAAGATATAGTTGTTACACTTGATTACAGTACTTGATGAAATCTAAATGAAATTCATGTTAATACTGCTGTGAATCCTATTTGGTCAGACTAGTGTTTGGTAATCTCTGTACAAGAAAATGAtgtcctttcattcttttcttttgagATTTTTTCAGAAAGTATAATTAAGACATTTGTTTCCTTCTTTTTAATGAAGCTGTGATGTTTGATGCATTAGCCTGAGAATGTGAAATGTGCATTTAAAGCAACTAGAACAGTTGCTTTAAATGCACAAGTTTACAGATAGCACAGAGGAACAGGCATAATCCAAATGACTTGAGAAGTTGCAGAGCTGAATTTGAGAGGCGTCAGCACTTCCTCTTTGTAGTCCGTTATGAAAACAGGAAGCTTATATGTTAGGAAAGAACAGTTCAGCTTTTGGCTCTAGTGTTACGCCAATATCTAGACATCACATGGTGTTGAACCTCATTCAGTGGTGAAATCTGTAATTTTTTGGACTCCAGATCATGGCTGATACTTTAGAGAATAACTCTGAGTGCCCTTCATCTGCCAAGAGTGAAGCTTCAGCAGGTGGTCTGAGCATGCTGGAGAGCTCGATGCAGGAGAACCAACAAGATGGTCAGGTTGTGTTTGAAGACCCTGTGTTTGCTGGTTTTTTGCAGGATGGACTGCACAGTCTCCGGCTGGAGGACAGCTTGATCGACGTCAGTCTCCTCGTACAGGGTCAGAGCTTCCAGTGCCATCGAGTGGTCCTTGCTGCAGCCAGTCATTATTTCAGGTTAGCCAGCAGCACATCCAGatcatttgtttgcttgtttcatGTAAAGAATTGTAAGAGAGCagtgtttcttctttaaatatacatttttaagtcttcaaacaaattgaatttttataaatgtatattttacagagcaatgttttgtaatgatttgagagaaaaacatgaagaaaacataaatattaaaggcATTAATGCTGACACCATGAGAATCCTGTTAGAATACACTTACACCAGCAAAGTCATCATAACCAAGGACAATGTTCAGAGAATGCTTGAGGCAGCCAGCCTATTTCAGGTTTGTACTATGACAgctttttatcaaattatttttgtggtggaTTAGCCTATATGTAACATGGTCTCTGTCAAGTACGACGATTTTAACGTCTACCAGTATGTTTTTGCTGGGTAAACAAGACTTTTTACTTCCCCAGTGCCACATCTTCTTTAGTTGGAGGCGAAGACATCCAAACCACCTCAAAAGTACCAAACATAACATGGAAGTGAAACTGTACATTATTTACAAAGGGGATATTTTCCATTACAGTCAGTTTTAATAGTCAAATCTGGGTTTAGGTACTGTAGCTGGGTGGAGTCATATGTTTGCTAAATATAGTTGATGTAGCTTACATATCAAATCATAAACTCTTATGTATAATAATGAATTTCTgcatttctatttcagataattaagattattaagttaatataataagtgatgttttatatatacagcacctttcaaaacaatttttacaaagtgctttacagtagatatatactgtataagaacACTACTGCTTAAAAGTTTTCAagaggaagtctcttatgctcaccaaggttgatTTATTTCctcaaaatacagtaaaggctgtaatgttgtaaaatgttattactattcaaaatgattttctctattttaatatattttaaaatgtaatttattcctgtgattggaagctgaattttcagcagtcattgttCCAGTGTCGCATAATCCTTCAGAAACTAttagaatatgctgatttggtgctcaaaaacatttcttattattatcagtgttaaaaacagttatgcagcttaatatttttgtttaaaccataatgcattttttcaggattgcGAAATATTTactcacttttgatcacttttacatcacttttgatcactttaatgcattcttgctgaataaaaatattaatttctttaaaaaaaaaaaaaaatcttaatgaccctaAATGTTTGTTGACTGTTGTATTGTAGTGTCCCTAAATGTCTAAATGCGAAACAATAATTTGATGCTCTGTAATGACCTCAAATCTAATCTATGTTTGCAGTTTCCACGTATTGTGGACGCCTGTGCCAGTTACTTAGCAGAAGCCCTTCACCCAGACAACTGTGTGGGAATCCTGCATCTAGCTGATGTGCACTCGTTGGAGTCTTTGAAAGCCCAAGTCTACACCTACATTATCCAAAACTTCTCTCAAGTAGCGGACCATGATGAGATCCTTGAGCTTCCAGCAGATGTGTTGGTCAGTCTGCTCCAGCATGATGATTTGGGGGTAACAGAAGAGGAGCAGGTGTTTGATGTGGTTACACGTTGGGTGAGGGCCCAACATGATGAAAGAATAGCTCAGCTGCCCCGTGTCCTCACACATGTAAGGCTGCCCTTGTTGGACCCATGGTACTTTGTAGAAAGGGTGGAAGGAGACCCTCTGATCCGCCAGTGTCCCGAGGTGTTCCCACTGCTGCAGGAGGCCCGGGTTTATCACCTCTCAGGAAAAGAGGTTAGTTTTACAAATGTGACCTTTCTAAATGCTTGATGTCATTTTGAAGTGGTCACAAGATTCAAATACATGAAGTGAAATCCAGATTTGGGAATTATGACTGTGCGGAGGTTCTTTTTGGAGGAAGTGTATTAATACATAATGTCCACTTTGCTTACTTTGCCACTAGCGAATTCTGTAAATTATGCAAGGAACCTTCTAACTTGAAATATTgcacataaatgtaataattatattattattaataatattattaataacaggGCACAAACTAtgcagttaaattaattaattaaaaaaatacaaaatgaaaaggtaattgcgacttttctCACAATCatgagtttatctcacaattctgagttaattTCTCGcaaatctgaattgcgagatgttagtaaccagacagttgatggtagccactgacttccatataatttttttttttctctcaattttgggtgaactatccctttaaatcctctTGGTTTCTAGGTGATATCAGAGCGCACCAAACCAAGAGTGCAGGAGTTCCAGTCTGAGGTTTTTATGATTATTGGAGGATGCACAAAGGATGAGAAATTTGTATCTGAGGTGACCTGTCTGGACCCACTACGCAGGAGCCGCTTAGAGGTGGCAAAACTACCGAACACAGAGATGGAATCTGAGAATGAAAATAAGAAGTGGGTGGAGTTTGCGTGTGTCACCTTCAGAAACGAAGTCTACATATCGGGTGAGCATCAGTACATCACACTGAGATACATCACAGTACATCACACTGAGGAATGcacttattataaatgaaaagacGACTAAGGAAATTATTTTTGGTCTCTCAAAGTAGGTATTAAATGCAAGTGACCATACATAATATACAGATTGAACAAGTGTCTTCCTATAAATGTATCTATGTGGATGCTGCTTTATCATGGAGTGCACATATAGACTATATTTGTTGTATGGTACATGAACGCATCTATTTTCTTAGGAGAGTAAGGTTATTTGGAGCAAATAAGCAGATCTTGCTGTTGTTTTTTCAATCTTTATTACAGAGTGTTGTGCAATATGGAGTATGTGCATGGTTTGGTTGTCTCTCTGTTCATCTCAAAGCTTGACTGACTAGATTGCTATCCATTTGTTCTAAAATTGTGTGCCAGGTTTTCCAGCTCTgtatacgaaaaaaaaaatttgacgttgtcaggaaaaaattatttttggaagAGTTTCCAacgataaaatgaaaaaaaaagaataagatatAACGGTAAAGTGACAGTAACTGTGTAGTATGTTTATTTGCATGGACACTGATAAGcaaaatcaaagaagaaatttgTAAAACtcgttttacatttaaaacaggtGGCAAGGAAACATTGCACGAGGTGTGGAAGTATAATGCATCACTAAACAAATGGATCCAGATAGAGTATCTCAACACAGGCCGCTGGAGACACAAGATGGCAGTAGCTGGAGGAAAAGTctatgttttgggtggttttgatGGAACCCAGAGATTGAACAGTGTTGAAGCCTACGATCCATTTCACAACTGCTGGTCAGAGGTGAGTCCTGTAAATATCTGGGATGGGTAATTATATAACTTTAGGCCCTTTGCAGTcccaacagtaaaaataaaaacaatagtgagagagagaaataacttttaattttctgttaacaGTTGTCTCATTAAAAGTGTGTCTATTAGTTTTTTTCCACAACACAATTTCATATTGTTGATGGGATTTTGGGGGCAGTGTTGGGAAGTAATAGGTtccagattacaagttaccccatttaaaatgtaataagtagtgtaaatATTTCAATGACTTTATTAGAGTAATGTGAATAatttcatttgattacttttctaaattactaacaaatgttttcaactatcaatcattttaaaacatttaaagcaggcagggttaaccttacagtagtactcaacactaattactgtcagactttcaaaatacTTCTCcgcttgaattaagattatattcatttaattttatagcacacccaccacaaaatcagacctCTTCTTTAAGatcgttctgaggttaaatacagacttaaaatcataagatatagtttaatagttatgatactgtttttgaaatcaaacatTTGCATAGCTACAACAGGAAACACTGGCAACAATCCCTTGGAAAAAAgatttaaccttaaaaaaaaatgcatatacccaaaaaaaaaaaaaaaaaaatgttcacattttcatgagtaactgtaatttaataacactttttttcttaataattgtATAAGAttacagttaacatttattttgtaattaaattatgtaattcagTTACAtttaactagttactccccaacactgtttgGAGACAAAAATGTCTAGTTTTTAAACATATTccatttataaaaaatgcatgtaatgaaaatatgctttgaaatacatgtatataacatattttacactgcagtttattcctgtgatgacaaagccataactccattcttcagtgtcacatgatccttcagaaatcattccaatgtgatgatttgctcaagaaaaatgttttgttattaataatgttgacAACATGCTGCTTTTGCtgagtaccattcaaaagtttggggtaagttaaaaaaaaaaaagggaacttttattcagcaaagccATTAAATAGGTCAAAGgtggcatttataatgttacaaaagatttaaacattaataataagaagaaccattattaatCATTAGGCTCCAAATCagcatgaatgatttctgaaggaatatgtgacactgaagattggagtaatggctatATGTATGAATGATGATGAATGAAGGATAGATTCATATCTAAGACATCCGCATCTATCATAACTGTCAATCTGATCATATATACAGGAATTTTCATTACAATTcacaacttaatattttaatcCACCTTCCAGGCAGGACCACTCATGATCAGCGTAAGCTCCTTCTCTGCTGCCAGCTATGACAAATACATCTTCGTGATAGGTGGAGGCCCCAATGGCAAGCTAGCCACAAATAACATGCAATGCTTTGATTCCctatcaaataaatggagcttAAAATGCCCGATGCCAACCGAGGCCAAATGCACAAATGCGGTGACTTTTAAGGATGccatttttgttgttggtttgtaccttttaaatttttttgtttaaataaaatgctaaacaaCTGACCATAGATAACTGCCAtgctttaataattaaatatgcaatttcCTCTAAAATAAAGGTGGCGCGATGAAGGCCTTGTATTCCTACAGCCCTCTGGAAGACTCCTGGACACTTATAATCCAGCTGGGTTGTGAAAGAGCCAGCTGTGGCATTGCTGCCTGCAATAACAAGCTCTTCATTACCGGTGGCCGTGACGACAAGAACGAAGTGATTGCTACCGTTCTTTGCTGGAACCCAGAGACAAAAAAGTTGACTGAGGAGTGTGTGCTTCCACGTGGAGTGTCTCACCATGGTAGTGTGACTCTCAGGAAGTCCTACACACATATACGCAGGATAACGCCTGGAACAGTCACCGGATGACAAATTCAACAGCTTCAGAGACTACAATTTTACTACATGTTTTGTCCTTAGATATGACTCTTTTCAGGCCCATATGATCAAGCTTAAGCAGTGGAACTCCGTGTCCTCTATTACATTAATACTGAGAGTgttctcttttttaatatttaactatgCAGTTTGTACACACCAAAGTGTAACCATTGTGCAAAGAAATGCTTGCACTTGaaatgtttacacatttacagtacaatttttatacatggaaacattaatatttattctgtAGCACTTCACAGTAACATTCCAATTGTTAATATTGACAATCGGTATCatgaacacaataaaaaacaataatctaggatcttttttaatgttgtttattaatgtCTTATTGTGAGCAATTCATTTAatctcatatttaatttaaaataatttttgatcttataataaaatgaaattcaatattCAGGCAAAACTACATACTTTGATGTATGCCAGACTTGGCCAATCATTTAGGCTACTTAAACCACAGTTAATTTGATGCTCACATTTAGATCTGCCTCTATCCAAACAGCAACCAATGAATAGAATGATGAATAGAAGTTCCCACCCTACATTTGTTTCAACGTTTTACTTGGACCTACTTCTCAGTACAATAGAAACTGTCACTACTTTCCATGAAATCATGATTTCAGTGTTAATAAGATGTGTAAGATTAGTAAACTGCAAAACTTCACCTAACCTGAGTTAGCATTTATTCTTCATTGAAAACGTTATACTAGCAGTTATGTGAAAGGACCCAACGAGTGTTTTctacagttttatttcattagtttGAACTCAATATACACACcatataaagtaaaacaaatgttCTCAGAATTTGAACatagcattgtttttattttatgaagagAGATGAATACAAagtcatcatcataaaaaataagctttatttGTACAGGGCACAAACACAGCTGtgcatttggaaaatattttacaaGCACAGGTCTCATCTGCTCTTTCCTGTGCAAATGTGATCCCTGATATAGGCAGATTTTTACCAGTCTGTTGTTCACTTTCAAGTTAAAACACAATTGTCAAATACATAAAAGGCACCACTACCTTGCCTAGCTGAACTCTATACGAGCCAGTCAGGTGCAAGAACAATAACATTGAGAGAACATCCACTTCTTAACAAGGTTTACGCTGGGGAAACATTGTATTGAAGCAAGCATTTTTCCAATCTACAATTTAGTCCTGTTGTCCAATGCCATCGTAGTTCCCTCGGTTACATTCAGCAGTGCCATGTCTCTCATCTCCTGTGTCTGCGTCCAGAATGTGACCTGCTCTGGTGTTTGCTTCGTCCTTGATCATGTGGTCTGTCACGGTCACGTTCACGATGGTCCCAGTGGTGACTGCGATCGTGCTTGTGTTTCACATAGTCACGTTCACGGCCTCGTTCGCGGGAATTGCTGCGAGATCGGCTCCGTGATCGCCTCCTTTTGTTGCTATTCCGACTAGACTCACTCTGTCTGTCTCGTTCCGTCCTGAGCTGAGTAACCGGCGAAGCTCTGTGACCTTTGAGTTGCCGTGGTGAAGGGCTGCGGCTGCTCTGAGAGCTGTACGTTCCTGAGTGGCTCCTCCGACTAAAAATAATAGAACATCATGTCAGCAGCAGAAagaataaatctattttaaaccTCAACCTGTTGCACAGGTATAAAATATCACTTGAACTGAAAGTGCATGTTGTAACTTACTGTCTGTGTGGAGAACGAGATGGCGAACAAGATCGTGAGCGAGACCGGCTGTGGTTCTTGCCATTCTGAAACACTTTGCCCTCCTCCTTTTTCATGCTGCTATacaagaaagataaataaataaaataaaataaaaaaaacagttcaacaaAACAGGAATGGGCAGCAGTGTTGCTATTTACCAAAGCAATATTTAATAGTATtggttaactgaaattaaattttagatgaaaaactataaataaataatatatattaaaaaataaagttatggCAACTATCTGAAttaaaataagctgaagtactaaaataactaataatgaaatataaattacagctaaattaaaatgtgggggaaaaatcaattactaaagtaaaaaaaaaaaaaaacctaaaaaacgctttaaaaggcttttttttttaaaaaatactaataaaaatgttgttcattatGACAGAAATTGTATCAcgatacaatcttttttttttttacaaattttcataaattattaagtTTGGCATCAGtacagaatatttaaaaatttcagatttttaaaaattgttgcaGATATACCAGTATAATTGGTATAACAGAATCTTCATCAAAAGacaaatatgttgttttgtttatacCCACATTTCACACAGTATATACAGTCATACtgcctggcaaaaaaaaaaaaacttacccatTTAAGGGGCTTTTTGGAAACAACTGTCTGTTCTCAGACTCCTTCACCAATTTAGAGTTTGGTGATTTCTCTTCTATCTTCACTTCTCGTGGAGAAGCtggaaaaggaaaacattttagcTGCCTGTGATTTGATGAGTACAAAAAGCTTGTTtagaaaataaaagcaaacagaaTAAAAACTTACAGGGTTTTGATGCTGGGGAAAATCCACCAATGGCAGCAAGAGCTGGCGTGCCACTGGGATTCTGTCCTTTGGCTTTTAGTCTTGCCTCCTCCAGGGCCACCTTCCTCTTTTCCACCTGTTTTTCAAGCTGTTCACTGTTAGGCTGAGAGATGGATGGAGTATTAACAAAAGCATGTAGTAACGACAATTAGTAGAAATAAAGATTATCAAAGTAATACAAATACGTGCCAAGTTCATAAAACTCAAGCTACCTTTTCTCTAGAATAAAGCTTCATCGTGCTGATACATATTTCTCTGATGTCCTCCTTAGTAGCACCGAAAACAAGATACCAGTGTGGCTTGGAAGGAAGAGGAATctgaagaaatacaaaaatacgtaatgaaataaaaagaaagactgaaatagataAAGATAGAGAGATATATCCAAAAATGTACCTGTAGTACTCGAGCAGCGAGGTGAATACAGGCACACGCAATGGTCTCGGGTTCAAACCGCACAAACACGTTGGTTCTGAGGGCATCATTCATATAATTCCTGCAACACATTAAGAAACACCTATGCAACACCTgccatgctctctctctctcatatggcTTCTGGAGACTCTTAACTTCATGTCCTTTCCCTCACTTTTTGAAATGTAGCCATGATGACGGCAACAGTATAATCTTAACAAATATGAATAACATGTGCACTTTGTTTGTGCTTCAGTTATGTGTTGCGAAATCGAAATCGAAAAATCGTGAGGAGAGGCAAGAATCACTTCATAGTGGATATCAGGGACAACTTACTGTAACAATTCACATGAAAATgattcatatgaaaaaaaaaataacataccgttttcactgctaaaaaaataataataatttggattTAGAGAGCATAAAGGCCACAACTATGTACTAGCACTCAAGCTCTGTgggagggagaaaaagaaaaagaaaaagaaaaaaaaaatcctggaccCCCCAGCAAAGCCAAGGCCTTCCAATGAGGTGGGAGGGGTTCCTGGGTCTTGTGCCTGAGGAGTTCGGGTGTTTTCTGTGACACTTACCACCATGGGCTACCCTTTAATCAAAGAGTAGAGAAAGGACAAAGTTAAGCAGAGCTCTCCATAAGCCTTAACCTCAAAGATGTGCAAGAAATCACCGAACACATAACCTACAGAATACCTCTGCATTTttattacgaaaaaaaaaaaaaaaaaaaaagtgtgtgatgCCAGAATGATTTGAACCTATCTTACCTTTAGCTATACCAAGCTATAATGCAATTCATGCTTTATAATGCAGTGTTTCCACTAGGTCCTGTTGATACTTAAGTACCAAGCGCTTTCACACAAGCTCAAGTTCTTATCAGCCAATTTTACTAGTGGAAACACGGCATGAGTCCAACCATAAATCTGATGCAAAGTCTCCTCTATAAggggaaaaaagtcataatttaaaGGGCATTTTTAAGTTCTCCGAAAACATAGACACACTTACCATGCTGTTTGAACCAGCATCTGATTCTTCTCACATTCAAGAACTTGTAGGTACATGACTATAATCTGAAAgagttgaaaataaattatggaaACTTGcaggattttcacacacaaaaatatattacggATAGCAGCAGAATTCTAGAAATCAGACCTTACCTTGTGTGGATGTTTGACATGAACACAGAACCCCAGCTCCTTAAGGACACGGCGCTCCGCTTTGATCACTTGGTTCTTGGTGTTAATGTAGTTTTGATCAAGGACAAGAGGGGTGATCCTGGTTCAACACAAAACGGCTGTTGTAATACATGTTACATATGATATATTATCAGAAAAACATTTCCTTTGCTTTATTTCACATTCTCTTTACAGATGATACTACAGATGAAATAATTGTCTAATTCAATAATTAGACTTTGACCAAATTTTCAAAACGGTTCCAAGTCATCTTTAGATGTGCAATCTAAAGTTTTAGCTAAGCACAGCAAGTAACTGATGGAGTTGAAATTATACAGGGTTCATCTACTACATTTCTTGGACTAATTCCTAAATGtctaacactaataataaaaacaaacaaacaaaaaaaaatcgacTTACTTTTTGCCCTTTCCTTGTTTCAAATGATGGAAAACGTTGATCACATCCCTCACTCTTCTTGGCGATTCCTCTATCTTTGATGCCAAGTTGACGCAGGCCATTGCAAAAATCTGTTTCAAAGTGACAACCACATAAATTATGTTCATAATCTGGGTTAAGTCAAAgggtttttatgtatttatttaatatctctGACTCACCTCAAAACTGTGCTTGATGAAAGACTTCGAGTAGAAGAATCGTTGAAAAAGGACTTGTCCAGTCGCCATCGCCAcctattcaaaataataataataatatatgaaaaacaacgtTCATGTCAGTCGCCTTACATAAAAGCAACACCTACTTGTTAGACAGCTAATAGTAGAGCGAcaaataatctat
Above is a genomic segment from Cyprinus carpio isolate SPL01 chromosome A2, ASM1834038v1, whole genome shotgun sequence containing:
- the LOC109105267 gene encoding cyclin-L1-like isoform X1, which codes for MSVGVLSPHMNTPANSQGILIGDKVYSEVFLAIDSSIIPEESLSSTPSMLDGLDHETETNLRILGCELIQSAGILLRLPQVAMATGQVLFQRFFYSKSFIKHSFEIFAMACVNLASKIEESPRRVRDVINVFHHLKQGKGKKITPLVLDQNYINTKNQVIKAERRVLKELGFCVHVKHPHKIIVMYLQVLECEKNQMLVQTAWNYMNDALRTNVFVRFEPETIACACIHLAARVLQIPLPSKPHWYLVFGATKEDIREICISTMKLYSREKPNSEQLEKQVEKRKVALEEARLKAKGQNPSGTPALAAIGGFSPASKPSSPREVKIEEKSPNSKLVKESENRQLFPKSPLNGSMKKEEGKVFQNGKNHSRSRSRSCSPSRSPHRHRRSHSGTYSSQSSRSPSPRQLKGHRASPVTQLRTERDRQSESSRNSNKRRRSRSRSRSNSRERGRERDYVKHKHDRSHHWDHRERDRDRPHDQGRSKHQSRSHSGRRHRR
- the LOC109105267 gene encoding cyclin-L1-like isoform X2 — translated: MSVGVLSPHMNTPANSQGILIGDKVYSEVFLAIDSSIIPEESLSSTPSMLDGLDHETETNLRILGCELIQSAGILLRLPQVAMATGQVLFQRFFYSKSFIKHSFEIFAMACVNLASKIEESPRRVRDVINVFHHLKQGKGKKITPLVLDQNYINTKNQVIKAERRVLKELGFCVHVKHPHKIIVMYLQVLECEKNQMLVQTAWNYMNDALRTNVFVRFEPETIACACIHLAARVLQIPLPSKPHWYLVFGATKEDIREICISTMKLYSREKPNSEQLEKQVEKRKVALEEARLKAKGQNPSGTPALAAIGGFSPASKPSSPREVKIEEKSPNSKLVKESENRQLFPKSPLNGMKKEEGKVFQNGKNHSRSRSRSCSPSRSPHRHRRSHSGTYSSQSSRSPSPRQLKGHRASPVTQLRTERDRQSESSRNSNKRRRSRSRSRSNSRERGRERDYVKHKHDRSHHWDHRERDRDRPHDQGRSKHQSRSHSGRRHRR
- the LOC109105120 gene encoding kelch-like protein 6, with protein sequence MADTLENNSECPSSAKSEASAGGLSMLESSMQENQQDGQVVFEDPVFAGFLQDGLHSLRLEDSLIDVSLLVQGQSFQCHRVVLAAASHYFRAMFCNDLREKHEENINIKGINADTMRILLEYTYTSKVIITKDNVQRMLEAASLFQFPRIVDACASYLAEALHPDNCVGILHLADVHSLESLKAQVYTYIIQNFSQVADHDEILELPADVLVSLLQHDDLGVTEEEQVFDVVTRWVRAQHDERIAQLPRVLTHVRLPLLDPWYFVERVEGDPLIRQCPEVFPLLQEARVYHLSGKEVISERTKPRVQEFQSEVFMIIGGCTKDEKFVSEVTCLDPLRRSRLEVAKLPNTEMESENENKKWVEFACVTFRNEVYISGGKETLHEVWKYNASLNKWIQIEYLNTGRWRHKMAVAGGKVYVLGGFDGTQRLNSVEAYDPFHNCWSEAGPLMISVSSFSAASYDKYIFVIGGGPNGKLATNNMQCFDSLSNKWSLKCPMPTEAKCTNAVTFKDAIFVVGGAMKALYSYSPLEDSWTLIIQLGCERASCGIAACNNKLFITGGRDDKNEVIATVLCWNPETKKLTEECVLPRGVSHHGSVTLRKSYTHIRRITPGTVTG